The Mycolicibacterium aurum genome segment GCGCAGTCGACCAGCGAGTTCCGTCAAGTGCGGGGTCAGCGGATGATCGCCGTCGCCGAGAACATGGCCGCCACGCCGATCGTGCGGGACAGGTACGCCGACCCCTTCGCCGGCAGCACACTCGCTCCGGATGTCGACCGCGCCGTCGCGTTGTCGGGGGCCACCCTCGCCGAGATCGTCGGACCCGACGGCACCGTGCGCGCGTCGTCGGATCCGTCGCGCATCGGCGCCCGCGTCGACCTCGGACCCAGCCGCGCCGACGAAGGCCGCGCCTGGTTCGGCGACGCCGACATCGACGGCAAGCACAGCCTCGTCGGACAGGTGCCGATATTGTCCACCAACGGAGACGTGCTCGCCATCGCGTCGGTGAGCGAAATGTACCCGTCGGTGTGGGCGTTGCTCAGCGGCGCCGGGGAAGGTCTGCTGGTGTACCTCGGACTCGGCGCGGCGTTGGGCCTGGTGGCGTCGTGGCTGCTGTCCCGGCGGATCAAGCGACACACGAGGGGACTTGAGATCGCTGATATCGCAAGCCTCGCTGACCATCGGGAAGCCTTGCTGCACAGCATCCGCGAAGGCGTGATCGCGGTGAACACCGACGGGGAGATCACGCTGCTCAACGACAGCGCGCAAGACCTACTCGGCGTCCCCGGTGACGCGGTCGGCCGACGGGTGGACTCCGTCGGAATCGACGCCGCAGTGGTGTCACTCATCCTGTCCGGCGCGAGCGGACACGACGACGGGGACAACGTCATCGCGACCAGGACCCGGGTGTTGGCACTGAGTCGGCGGGCGGCGACCAGCCAGGGCCGGCGCATCGGCACCGTCACGACGATGAGGGACAGCACCGAACTCGCGGCACTGCAGGGACAGCTGTCGTCGCACAAGAGCGTCACCGACACGCTGCGCGCACAGACACACGAATTCGCCAACCAGCTGCACACGATCTCCGGGCTGGTGCAGCTCGGCGAGTACGAGGCGGTGCGTGACCTGGTCGGCACGCTGACCCGCCGCCGCGCCGAGATCAGTGATGCCGTCACCCAACACATTTCCGATCCTGCCGTCGCCGCGCTGCTGATCGCCAAGACCTCGCTGGCGGCCGAGAGCGGCGTCGCGCTGCACCTGGATCCGGCATCACACCTCGCAGCGCTCGAACCGGCCCTGGCGACCGACGTGATCACGCTGCTGGGCAACCTCATCGACAACGCGGTCGATGTGTCCGTGGGCGCACCGGATGCGTGCGTGACCATCGGCATCGACGATCGGGACGGCTTGACGATCTCGGTGCTCGACACCGGGCCCGGTGTGCCCGAACACCTCCGCGAGGCGATCTTCGCGCGTGGCGTCACGTCCAAGTCCGACGTACCGGGCGGGCGGGGCATCGGGCTGGCGCTGGTGCGGCTGGTGACGGCGCAGCACGGCGGCACGATCGAGGTCAGCGACGGACCCGGCGGCGGAGCCCGGTTCCTGGTGCAGCTGAGGAAGGGAACCGTCGATGCGTGACGTCCTCGTCGTGGACGACGACTTCATGGTCGCCGAGATTCACCGCCGATTTGTCGATCGTGTCAATGGTTTTCGGGCCGTCGGCGTCGCCCGTACCGGTGCTGAGGCACTGGCCGCGATCCGCGAGCTACGGCCACAGCTGATCCTGCTCGATGTCTACCTGCCGGATATGACCGGCCTCGATGTGCTGCAGCGGCTGCGTTCCGAAGGCGACAGGGTGGATGTCATCATGATCACCGCGGCGCGTGAGCTGGACACCGTGCGGGGCGCGCTCGACGGCGGAGCCGCCGACTACCTGATCAAGCCGTTCGAATTTCCGCAGCTGGAAACCAAGCTGCAGGCGTATGCGACGCGTGCCGACGCACTGCAGTCGGCCGGCGGGGTGGACCAGTCGTTGATCGACGCGCTGTTCGGCGGCCCGTCCGTCTCCACGGCCAAGGTGCTGCCGAAGGGTCTCGGCGCGGAGACAGGCGAGCTGGTGCTCACCGCGGTGCGTGACGCCGGTGAGGTGTCGGCCGCCGAATGTGCTGATCTCGTGGGGATTTCACGGGTCAGTGCCCGGCGCTACCTCGAGCACTATCTCAGCACCGGCGCTCTCGAGCTACGCCTGCAATACGGTGTGGGCCGCCCGGAACGCCGGTACCGGATGTCGGCGGGCTAGACGACACGGCGGTCCACGATCGTCCCGGCGCCACTCCCGTCGGCGATCGTCGCCCCGCTCGGGCTGGACAACGTGACGACGAAACTCTCATTGCCTTCCATGACGGTGTCGCCGAACACCACCACAGTGATCGACTTCCTGGTCTCTCCCGGTGCGAACGTCAGCGTGCCGTTGGTGGCGGCGTAGTCGCTACCGCCTGTGGCCGTGCCGTTGGACGTCGCGTACTGCACCGTCACCGTCTGGGTCGACGGCGCCGCGAGGGCGACTACGAACTGTGCAAGGACGCCCGGGCTGCCTTCGTCGAAGTCGAACTGGATGGCTTCCAAGTAGGCCATCTTGTCGGTGTTCACCGTGTTCCAGTCGTTGGCGAGGATGCCGCCGGTGTCGGTGGAGTTCGGGTTCCACGACCAGAATGTCCACGACATGTCCTGGGTCCCGGCCGGGATGTCGATGGTGCCGTTGTTGTCGAAGTCCCCCGACAGGTAGGACGTGATCGCCTCGTACCAGATGACGTCCTTCGGGTCGGTGAGCTTGGACCCGAACTCGCCCAGGTAGATCGGGGCGATGTTCTGCTCGTAGATGTAACCCCACATCTGCTCGAACTTGTCCGGCAGTGCCGCCCCGAAGTTCGCGGTCTGGAACCACGGCTGGTTGTAGACCGAGTTCGGGTAGTCATGCGGTGAGTAGACAACCCGATTGGGCACGTTCAGCACGATCGGACGGTCCTTGACACCCATCAGATTGCCGCCCCACCAGTAATTGTTGCCCTGGTAGGTCTCTACGCCCTCCACGAAGATCAGCCATTTCGAGTTGACCGACAGCACGGCGTTGCCTGCTCGCTCGGCAGCCGCGGCCCAGTCGGTGGCTCCCCCACCGCCCCATGTTCCGTTGTGCGGTTCGTTGTGCAGGTCGGCACCGATGACCGTCGGGTCGTTTCCGTACCGCTGCGCCAGCATCTTCCAGTCGGCGATCCACGCCGCCTCCGTGTAGGTGCCCTCGTACCAGAGCCCGTTCCCGTTGGGCCCGGCGCCTGCGCTGCTGCGATGGTGGTCCAGGATGACCCGCATGCCGATCTCGCCGGCGTACGCGACGATCTTGTCCATGATCTGCAGTGAGCTCAGCCCGACCAGGTCGGGATTCTTGGTGAAGTCGATGCCGGTCGGCGCCTTGGTGGTGTGCAGGCTCTCGCTGGAGTAGGCCAGCCGGATGGTGTTGAAGTCCAGCGCGGCCATCTGGTTCATCATGTCTTTGTAATTGCGCGTCCACAGACCGTGCGGCGTGAAGATGTCACTTTCCATGCCGAACCAGTTGACGCCGGCGATCTGCACCGGGTTGCCTGCCGAGTCGACGATCTGGTTGCCCGCGGTCGTGAACCAGCCGGGCGCGACGCCGGTGCCGGGTGCGCCCTCGGTCACCGACGCGTCGGAGATGCTCAGCGACACGTTGGGCGGGATGCCGATGTCGTCGTTGGTGATGGTGCCCAGCGCGACACCGTCGGCGATGCTCGCTCCGTTGGCATTCGACAGCGTCAGCGTGAAGGTCTCGTTCTGTTCGACCGTGGTGTCGCCGGTGACGGAGACCTGGATCTGCTGGGACAGCACTCCGGGCGCGAAGGTCACCGTGCCCGTCTTGGCGGTGTAGTCGACGCCCGCCGCAGCGGTGCCGTTCGACGTGGCATACGCGACTGTGACCGGACTCGTCGACGACTTCGACAACGTCACGACGAATGTCATCTGCGTTGCGCCGCTGTTGGATTCATTCAATGCCGCGTCGGCGACGGTGATGCTCGGCGCTTGCACCGGGCTCGACTGGCCGTTGACGGAGAAGTTGGTGGCCGTTGCGGAGCCGCCACCCGGGGTGGCCTGGAAGCCGAAGCTGACGGTTTGGCCGGCAGCGACGTTGGCGTTGTACGACACGTTGCGCACCACATAGCGGGTACCCACCCGGCTGACGATCTCGGCGTTCCAGATGTTGCTGATCTGTGCCGGCGTATCGAACTCCACCGTCCAGCCGTTCAACCCCGACGAACCGGCCGTCACGGTCACCGCCCCGGTGAATCCCGAGCCCCAGTTGTCACTGACCACAAAAGCAGCCGACGAATTCCCGGGCGTGGGCGTCACGACATCGTCGTTGGTGATCGTGCCGACCGCCGAACCGTCGGCGATCGTCACACCCGTGGGGTTCGACAGCGTCACCGTAAAGGTCTCATTGGTCTCCACAGCAGTATCACCGGCGACAGCAATACTGATCTGCTGACTGAGCACACCCGCCGCGAACGTCACCACACCCGACTTCGCCGTGAAATCACTGCCACTGGCCGCAGTCCCGTTGGCCGTCGTATACGCCACACTCACCGGCGCCGTCGCCGCCTTGTCCAACGTCACCGTGAACACAATGTTCTTCGTCCCA includes the following:
- a CDS encoding sensor histidine kinase: MVIKNTRSALVGLLRGRSLAGQFLVFQLVVVAVVLVAVAAVSVAQSTSEFRQVRGQRMIAVAENMAATPIVRDRYADPFAGSTLAPDVDRAVALSGATLAEIVGPDGTVRASSDPSRIGARVDLGPSRADEGRAWFGDADIDGKHSLVGQVPILSTNGDVLAIASVSEMYPSVWALLSGAGEGLLVYLGLGAALGLVASWLLSRRIKRHTRGLEIADIASLADHREALLHSIREGVIAVNTDGEITLLNDSAQDLLGVPGDAVGRRVDSVGIDAAVVSLILSGASGHDDGDNVIATRTRVLALSRRAATSQGRRIGTVTTMRDSTELAALQGQLSSHKSVTDTLRAQTHEFANQLHTISGLVQLGEYEAVRDLVGTLTRRRAEISDAVTQHISDPAVAALLIAKTSLAAESGVALHLDPASHLAALEPALATDVITLLGNLIDNAVDVSVGAPDACVTIGIDDRDGLTISVLDTGPGVPEHLREAIFARGVTSKSDVPGGRGIGLALVRLVTAQHGGTIEVSDGPGGGARFLVQLRKGTVDA
- a CDS encoding response regulator, with amino-acid sequence MRDVLVVDDDFMVAEIHRRFVDRVNGFRAVGVARTGAEALAAIRELRPQLILLDVYLPDMTGLDVLQRLRSEGDRVDVIMITAARELDTVRGALDGGAADYLIKPFEFPQLETKLQAYATRADALQSAGGVDQSLIDALFGGPSVSTAKVLPKGLGAETGELVLTAVRDAGEVSAAECADLVGISRVSARRYLEHYLSTGALELRLQYGVGRPERRYRMSAG